The Cellulophaga sp. L1A9 genome window below encodes:
- a CDS encoding universal stress protein, with translation MKNILIPTDFSENSWNAIAYGLSLFKKSNCTFYLTHISPVLAATGGDTALVIAPDLIEEELLKENLVKLDALLERIDELPFNTNHVFHTSATYGFFVDHIKNEVSNKKIDLIIMGTKGASGLKKLTLGSNTGNVITKVKCAVLAVPENTSYHKPKKIGFPTDYIIDYNLHILSLLKDISVLTNAQLNFLHIESKNETMSSLQTKNKEFLAYYFKDITHNFSTLEGHNLDAAIDKFTKNENIDMLVMVAKNLNFLERILFRPTVEEISYHTNVPFLVLHE, from the coding sequence ATGAAAAATATACTTATCCCAACAGATTTTTCTGAAAATTCTTGGAATGCTATTGCTTACGGATTATCATTGTTTAAAAAATCTAATTGCACTTTTTATCTTACGCACATAAGTCCTGTTTTGGCTGCAACTGGTGGAGATACTGCTCTGGTCATTGCACCAGATCTTATCGAAGAAGAGCTATTAAAAGAGAACTTAGTAAAGCTTGATGCGCTGTTAGAACGTATCGACGAATTGCCTTTTAATACCAATCATGTTTTTCACACCTCAGCTACTTACGGTTTTTTTGTTGATCATATAAAAAATGAGGTAAGCAATAAAAAGATAGACCTTATTATCATGGGAACTAAAGGAGCTTCTGGTCTAAAAAAATTAACCTTAGGAAGCAACACAGGAAACGTAATCACTAAAGTAAAGTGCGCAGTATTAGCAGTACCAGAAAACACCTCCTACCATAAACCAAAAAAAATAGGCTTTCCAACCGATTATATTATTGATTATAACTTACATATATTATCACTCTTAAAAGATATATCGGTATTAACCAACGCACAACTTAATTTTCTGCATATAGAAAGCAAAAATGAAACAATGAGTTCTTTGCAAACAAAAAATAAAGAATTTCTAGCCTATTATTTTAAAGATATTACACACAATTTTAGCACTTTAGAAGGTCATAATTTAGACGCCGCTATAGATAAATTCACGAAGAATGAAAATATAGATATGTTGGTAATGGTGGCTAAAAACTTAAACTTTTTAGAGCGCATCTTGTTCCGCCCCACTGTTGAAGAAATAAGCTACCATACCAACGTACCATTTTTGGTCTTACACGAATAA
- a CDS encoding universal stress protein — protein MTTVLIPTDFSTNAMHAIDYALNLYKCEQTVFYFVHAYADEVYGEFKNTTDLSISERKTSIEKKAKQLLSDLIRDKEEKIHNPKHEYKGIATFESIVDAVNDTVNQINIDLVIMGTKGQTADRKITFGSHTVQVFKYVKCPVLAIPESYSYRQPKKILFPTDYNLPYKRRELKLLNALAHEFKATVYCLHISDFEVMSLRQLDNKKFLEESLSGAYLNFEQTPVENRLKAIMKNIEEKEIDFLVMVNSRHSFLEDMLYRSTVDEIGLKIHVPFLVLQNLSR, from the coding sequence ATGACCACTGTATTGATTCCCACAGATTTTTCTACAAATGCGATGCATGCTATTGATTATGCATTAAATTTATATAAATGTGAGCAAACAGTTTTTTATTTTGTTCATGCCTATGCCGATGAAGTCTACGGCGAATTTAAAAACACAACAGATCTTTCTATTTCTGAGCGGAAGACTTCTATTGAAAAAAAAGCAAAACAATTACTTAGTGACCTTATTCGCGATAAGGAAGAAAAAATTCACAACCCCAAACATGAATATAAAGGAATAGCTACTTTTGAATCCATAGTAGATGCTGTAAATGATACGGTCAATCAAATAAATATTGACCTTGTAATCATGGGAACCAAAGGCCAAACGGCAGATAGAAAAATAACTTTTGGAAGTCATACCGTTCAAGTATTTAAATATGTAAAATGCCCTGTTCTTGCTATACCAGAATCCTATAGCTATCGTCAGCCTAAAAAAATTCTATTTCCAACAGATTACAATTTGCCTTATAAACGCCGTGAACTAAAGTTATTGAACGCTTTAGCACATGAGTTTAAGGCTACCGTATATTGTCTGCATATCTCAGATTTTGAAGTGATGAGTTTGCGTCAGTTAGACAACAAAAAATTTCTAGAAGAAAGCCTATCTGGTGCGTATTTAAATTTTGAACAGACTCCAGTTGAAAATAGACTAAAGGCCATAATGAAAAACATAGAAGAAAAAGAAATAGACTTTTTAGTCATGGTAAATTCTCGTCATTCCTTTTTGGAAGATATGCTGTACAGGTCTACTGTAGACGAAATAGGTCTTAAAATACACGTACCTTTTTTAGTGCTTCAAAATTTATCACGCTAA
- a CDS encoding universal stress protein, with product MKQILVPTDFSENSFNALEYAVAFYKNTACTFYVMNIRSLSDSGIASNGFALHFNKVETPSKMELLKEKIKEISQNNTSDLHQFYALQEFGNFVDIIRKTILEKKIDLIVMGTKGAAGIKNTFIGSSTEDVITKVAADLLIVPKNVKYQPIKNIAFPTNFNNFYSFDILESLTEIVRVSEGTLKVMNVLVTEALNTSQEKNKNYLHEYLDEVFEERYSFHSVKNKNVKNAIEDFTLLHQIDMTIMAAKNLNYLQLLLFNTTIKRISRHTRIPVFILHE from the coding sequence ATGAAACAAATTTTAGTACCTACCGATTTTTCTGAGAATTCCTTTAATGCATTAGAATACGCTGTAGCCTTTTATAAAAATACAGCTTGCACGTTCTATGTCATGAATATAAGGTCTTTAAGCGACTCAGGAATAGCATCTAATGGCTTTGCATTACATTTCAATAAGGTAGAAACACCTTCTAAAATGGAGTTGTTAAAAGAAAAAATAAAAGAGATTTCACAAAATAACACTTCAGATCTTCATCAATTTTATGCCTTACAAGAATTCGGGAATTTCGTTGATATTATCCGTAAAACTATTTTAGAAAAAAAGATAGATCTTATTGTTATGGGTACCAAAGGAGCCGCTGGCATAAAAAATACTTTTATTGGTAGCAGTACGGAAGATGTGATTACAAAAGTAGCCGCAGACTTATTAATTGTTCCTAAAAATGTTAAGTATCAACCTATAAAAAACATAGCCTTTCCTACGAATTTTAATAATTTTTATTCTTTCGACATTTTAGAATCACTAACCGAAATTGTTCGTGTTTCTGAGGGCACATTAAAAGTGATGAATGTATTGGTAACGGAAGCATTAAACACTTCTCAAGAAAAAAACAAAAACTATCTCCATGAATATTTAGATGAAGTCTTTGAAGAACGTTATAGTTTTCATAGTGTGAAAAATAAAAACGTAAAAAACGCTATTGAAGACTTTACCCTCCTCCATCAAATTGACATGACTATCATGGCGGCCAAAAATTTAAACTACCTACAACTGCTCTTATTTAACACCACTATTAAAAGAATAAGTAGGCATACAAGAATTCCAGTTTTTATACTTCATGAATAA